A window of the Bradyrhizobium ottawaense genome harbors these coding sequences:
- a CDS encoding DUF1254 domain-containing protein: MIRLLFTIIAGVLLGGVVHLVSVLALPRIASQDAYSRLTPTTKLNAVTPLPLADPANSPMPFMDPAFAMAICRYDLSGGPIKLTVPVSQAYTSVSFYTRNEVAYYAINDRSAGRKVIELDLMTEAQHNELPEDEEVTAADRLIIDSPTATGLILLKALAPEPGLMPQAQATLAASSCAVQTDAPPPVKQPEPAPAPPVPAQRGRR, from the coding sequence ATGATCCGGCTGCTGTTCACGATCATCGCAGGCGTGCTGCTCGGCGGCGTGGTGCATCTCGTCAGCGTGCTGGCGCTGCCGCGCATCGCCTCCCAGGACGCCTATTCGCGCCTGACGCCGACGACCAAGCTCAATGCGGTGACGCCGTTGCCGCTCGCCGATCCCGCCAATTCGCCGATGCCGTTCATGGACCCGGCCTTCGCCATGGCGATCTGCCGGTACGACCTGTCGGGCGGACCGATCAAGCTCACGGTGCCGGTCAGCCAGGCCTATACGTCGGTGTCGTTCTACACCCGCAACGAAGTCGCCTATTACGCCATCAACGATCGCTCGGCCGGCCGCAAGGTGATCGAACTCGACCTGATGACGGAAGCCCAGCACAACGAACTGCCCGAGGACGAGGAAGTCACCGCCGCCGACCGGCTGATCATCGACTCGCCGACCGCAACCGGGCTGATCCTGCTGAAGGCACTCGCGCCCGAGCCCGGCCTGATGCCGCAGGCGCAGGCGACGCTCGCGGCATCGAGCTGCGCTGTGCAGACCGATGCACCGCCGCCGGTCAAACAGCCCGAGCCTGCGCCGGCGCCACCAGTCCCGGCGCAACGCGGCAGGCGCTGA
- a CDS encoding YcgN family cysteine cluster protein, whose protein sequence is MTAPPKPISGQEGFFWKTKTLEEMSNAEWESLCDGCARCCLEKLEDEDTGKIYFTHVSCKLLDSGLCACKDYKNRSDKVPDCVRLTPENVRTLNWLPPSCGYKLVAEGRDLYWWHPLISGDPNTVHEAGVSVRGRVQGTENEIADEDLEDHIVQWPALLPKRAKLKKRPKA, encoded by the coding sequence ATGACCGCACCGCCCAAGCCAATCTCAGGCCAAGAGGGATTCTTCTGGAAAACCAAGACGTTGGAAGAGATGTCCAACGCCGAATGGGAAAGTCTGTGCGACGGCTGTGCGCGCTGCTGCCTGGAAAAGCTCGAGGACGAAGATACCGGCAAGATCTATTTCACCCATGTTTCCTGCAAGCTGCTCGATTCGGGGCTGTGCGCCTGCAAGGACTACAAGAACCGTTCCGACAAGGTTCCGGATTGCGTCCGTCTGACGCCCGAAAACGTCCGCACCCTGAACTGGTTGCCGCCGAGCTGCGGCTACAAGCTCGTCGCCGAAGGCCGCGATCTCTACTGGTGGCACCCGCTGATCTCGGGCGATCCCAACACCGTGCATGAAGCCGGCGTTTCCGTGCGCGGCCGGGTGCAGGGCACCGAGAACGAGATCGCCGATGAGGACCTCGAGGATCACATCGTGCAGTGGCCGGCGCTGCTGCCGAAGCGGGCAAAGCTGAAGAAGCGGCCGAAAGCCTGA
- a CDS encoding transglycosylase domain-containing protein — protein sequence MRQIVPPHWKQKIRNFFLDLDARIDSTLFSSGKGLRELYERYSTFMDRFYVGRWKRWVFIEPLSEAATIGLGGLILMLALAIPAFRETADDDWLKKSDLAVTFLDRYGTPIGSRGIKHNDSIPLEDFPDNLIKATLATEDRRFYDHFGIDIAGTARALVTNAQAGGVRQGGSSITQQLAKNLFLNNERTIERKVKEAFLAVWLETRLTKNEILKLYLDRAYMGGGTFGVDGAAHFYFNKSARDVNLAESAMLAGLFKAPTKYAPHINLPAARARANVVLDNLVDAGFMTEGQVFGARRNPAVAVDRRDEASPNYYLDYAFDEMRKLVDTFPKSYTERVFVVRTSIDMNVQHAAEEAIENQLRQFGRDYHATQAATVVGDLDGGVRAMVGGRDYGASQFNRAVDAYRQPGSSFKPYVYTTALLNGFKPTSIVVDGPVCIGNWCPQNYGHSYSGSVTLTQAITRSINVVPVKLSIALGGKSPNPAKVGRAKIVEVARRFGLTAPLPDTPSLPIGSDEVTVLEHAVAYATFPNKGKSVKPHAVLEVRTGAGDLVWRFDRDGKKPVQAIPASVAADMAGMMSHVVSEGTARRAALDGIPTAGKTGTTNAYRDAWFVGYTGNFTCAVWYGNDDYSPTNRMTGGSLPAQTWHDIMVVAHQGVEVKEIAGIGMGTKLPPATTPATVAANGAPRVLETKPGPPPVLTRRGADILVRVEKLLDDAGKTAGKTAATEPAATKPTSSSALAFPENYIAAAGDQAPPAPRKN from the coding sequence GTGCGCCAGATCGTACCTCCACACTGGAAGCAGAAGATCCGGAATTTCTTTCTGGATCTCGATGCGCGTATCGACTCGACGCTGTTCTCGTCGGGCAAGGGCCTGCGCGAACTCTATGAGCGCTATTCCACCTTCATGGACCGCTTCTATGTCGGCCGCTGGAAGCGCTGGGTCTTCATCGAGCCGTTGTCGGAAGCCGCCACCATCGGCCTCGGCGGGCTGATCCTGATGCTGGCGCTGGCGATCCCGGCGTTTCGCGAAACCGCCGATGACGACTGGCTGAAGAAGTCCGATCTCGCGGTGACGTTCCTCGATCGCTACGGCACGCCGATCGGCAGCCGCGGCATCAAGCACAACGACTCGATCCCGCTGGAAGATTTTCCGGACAACCTGATCAAGGCGACGCTGGCGACCGAAGACCGCCGCTTCTACGACCATTTCGGCATCGACATCGCCGGCACCGCGCGCGCGCTCGTCACCAACGCCCAGGCCGGCGGCGTCCGCCAGGGCGGCTCGTCGATCACCCAGCAGCTGGCGAAGAACCTGTTCCTGAACAACGAGCGCACCATCGAGCGCAAGGTGAAGGAGGCCTTCCTCGCGGTCTGGCTGGAAACCCGCCTGACCAAGAACGAAATCCTGAAACTCTATCTCGACCGCGCCTATATGGGCGGCGGTACCTTCGGCGTCGATGGTGCTGCGCACTTCTACTTCAACAAGTCGGCGCGCGACGTCAATCTGGCGGAGTCGGCGATGCTGGCCGGCCTGTTCAAGGCGCCGACCAAATACGCCCCGCACATCAACCTGCCCGCCGCGCGCGCCCGCGCCAACGTGGTGCTCGACAATCTCGTCGATGCCGGCTTCATGACCGAAGGCCAGGTGTTCGGCGCCCGGCGCAATCCGGCCGTCGCCGTCGACCGCCGCGACGAGGCTTCGCCGAACTACTATCTCGACTACGCCTTCGACGAGATGCGCAAGCTGGTCGACACCTTCCCGAAATCCTATACCGAGCGCGTCTTCGTGGTCCGCACCTCGATCGACATGAACGTGCAGCACGCCGCCGAAGAGGCGATCGAAAACCAGCTGCGCCAGTTCGGCCGCGATTATCACGCGACGCAAGCCGCGACCGTGGTCGGCGATCTCGACGGCGGCGTTCGCGCGATGGTCGGCGGCCGCGACTATGGTGCCAGCCAGTTCAACCGCGCCGTCGACGCCTACCGCCAGCCGGGCTCGTCGTTCAAGCCGTATGTCTATACGACAGCACTTCTGAACGGCTTCAAGCCGACCTCGATCGTGGTCGACGGCCCGGTCTGCATCGGCAACTGGTGCCCGCAGAACTATGGCCACTCCTATTCCGGATCGGTGACGCTGACGCAGGCCATCACTCGCTCGATCAACGTCGTTCCGGTAAAACTGTCGATTGCGCTCGGCGGCAAGTCGCCGAACCCGGCCAAGGTCGGCCGTGCCAAGATCGTCGAGGTGGCGCGCCGCTTCGGCCTCACGGCGCCGCTGCCGGACACGCCGTCGTTGCCGATCGGTTCCGATGAGGTCACGGTGCTCGAACACGCGGTCGCCTATGCGACCTTCCCGAACAAGGGCAAGTCGGTCAAGCCGCACGCCGTGCTGGAAGTCCGTACCGGCGCCGGCGACCTGGTCTGGCGCTTCGACCGCGACGGCAAGAAGCCGGTGCAAGCCATTCCCGCGTCGGTTGCCGCCGACATGGCCGGTATGATGAGCCACGTCGTCAGCGAAGGCACTGCGCGGCGGGCCGCGCTCGACGGCATCCCGACCGCCGGCAAGACCGGCACCACCAACGCCTATCGCGATGCCTGGTTCGTCGGCTACACCGGCAACTTCACCTGCGCGGTGTGGTACGGCAACGACGACTATTCGCCGACCAACCGCATGACCGGCGGCTCGCTGCCGGCACAGACCTGGCACGACATCATGGTGGTCGCGCATCAGGGCGTCGAGGTGAAGGAAATCGCAGGCATCGGCATGGGCACGAAACTGCCGCCGGCTACCACCCCCGCCACCGTCGCGGCCAATGGTGCGCCGCGGGTGCTGGAGACCAAGCCTGGACCACCGCCGGTGCTGACGCGGCGCGGCGCGGATATCCTGGTGCGCGTCGAAAAGCTGCTCGACGACGCCGGCAAGACCGCAGGCAAGACCGCGGCCACCGAACCGGCGGCGACCAAGCCGACATCCTCCAGCGCGCTGGCCTTCCCGGAGAACTATATCGCCGCGGCAGGCGACCAGGCTCCGCCGGCGCCGCGGAAGAACTAG
- a CDS encoding MBL fold metallo-hydrolase → MQPGSSSCASTISTPAPCAPIGRRLVNGTGSIFQRARMVCHCLLIETNDGLALVDTGIGLDDIANPPRLGPKWVRQTTPRLDPAETAVQQVKALGYSPSDVRHLLLTHLDRDHAGGIPDFPDAKVHVDRREHDMAVSHRTPAPKGRYITDQWKHGPQWAFYGEGGEDWFGFKGVRALGDREPDILMIPLPGHTLGHCGIAVRTKDKWLLHAGDAYFFHGQIEARPKMPLVLGLFQRRADMDRAMRIENQERLRTLKATQGDTVTIFSSHDPVDYERCRCGLVHP, encoded by the coding sequence TTGCAGCCAGGGAGTTCGTCATGCGCGTCCACCATCTCAACACCGGCACCATGTGCCCCGATCGGCCGGCGGCTGGTGAACGGCACCGGCAGTATTTTTCAGCGGGCGCGCATGGTGTGCCACTGCCTGCTGATCGAGACCAATGACGGGCTGGCGCTGGTCGATACCGGCATCGGGCTCGACGATATCGCCAACCCGCCGCGGCTCGGACCGAAATGGGTGCGACAGACCACGCCCCGGCTCGACCCCGCCGAGACCGCGGTTCAGCAGGTCAAGGCGCTCGGCTATTCCCCGTCGGATGTGCGGCATCTGCTGCTGACGCATCTCGACCGCGATCATGCCGGCGGCATTCCGGACTTTCCTGACGCCAAGGTGCATGTCGATCGCCGCGAGCACGACATGGCGGTGTCGCATCGGACACCGGCGCCGAAGGGCCGCTACATCACCGACCAATGGAAGCATGGTCCGCAATGGGCGTTCTACGGGGAGGGCGGTGAAGACTGGTTCGGCTTCAAGGGCGTGCGTGCGCTCGGCGATCGCGAGCCTGATATTTTGATGATCCCGTTGCCCGGGCATACACTCGGCCATTGCGGCATCGCCGTGCGCACCAAGGACAAATGGCTGTTGCACGCCGGCGACGCCTACTTCTTCCATGGCCAGATTGAAGCTAGGCCGAAGATGCCGCTGGTGCTCGGGCTGTTTCAGCGCCGTGCCGATATGGATCGCGCGATGCGGATCGAAAATCAGGAACGGCTGCGGACGCTGAAGGCAACGCAAGGCGACACCGTTACGATCTTCAGCAGCCACGATCCCGTGGACTACGAGCGTTGCCGGTGCGGCTTGGTGCATCCATAG
- a CDS encoding DUF1214 domain-containing protein, whose translation MRLIFITLLALILATVVGLGSTYMTATRGTDLGTLTIGAWTARPKSGTADVDPYSRASIARSGELPIGTGDGIAFSATSDDKKKPLDGRCDIVVSGVTPAARFWTLTLFDRKGHLVANSLQRYGFTSQEIVRGSDGAFEIRVAARSRAGNWLPTGGIERYALMLRLYDTPVGVATRTQRDAPMPSITTVGCP comes from the coding sequence TTGCGGCTGATCTTCATCACCTTGCTGGCGCTGATTCTGGCCACCGTCGTCGGCCTCGGCTCGACCTACATGACGGCAACGCGTGGCACCGATCTCGGCACGCTCACGATCGGCGCCTGGACGGCGCGGCCGAAGAGCGGCACCGCCGATGTCGATCCCTATTCGCGCGCCTCGATTGCGCGCAGCGGCGAGTTGCCGATCGGCACCGGCGACGGCATCGCCTTCTCGGCCACGTCAGACGACAAGAAGAAGCCGCTCGACGGCCGCTGCGACATCGTCGTCAGCGGCGTGACGCCGGCGGCGCGGTTCTGGACGCTGACGCTGTTCGACCGCAAGGGACATCTGGTCGCGAATTCGCTGCAGCGCTATGGCTTCACCAGCCAGGAAATCGTCCGCGGCTCCGACGGCGCCTTCGAGATCCGCGTCGCGGCGCGCTCGCGCGCCGGCAACTGGCTGCCGACCGGCGGCATCGAGCGTTACGCGCTGATGCTGCGGCTGTACGATACGCCGGTTGGCGTGGCGACACGGACGCAGCGCGACGCGCCGATGCCCTCGATAACAACGGTGGGCTGCCCATGA